A window of Equus przewalskii isolate Varuska chromosome 6, EquPr2, whole genome shotgun sequence genomic DNA:
tttttatgagaaaaatagaaggtgagttgatttctcttttatttgctaTCTTTTACAAATGAAGCTTTTGTTTATCAggctttgtttctcattttcatgGTTGGAATACAATTAAATTCTATAGACAGATGGGCTTTAGCCATGCTAATTACCATGGCAATCAATTCACTCAGCTGTTGTTTAGAATAGAGAAAGCTACATAAACAACAATCtggaaattttgtcttttatagaCAGTTGTAGAAACATTACCTATCATGCATATAATTCATGAAATATCCAATTGACCATGTTGTTGTGGTACAATGGGCTTTTTTATTTACTCCAGATCTTTTCACTATTATCTCTGCCCTGTCAGGAAACTAACATACTTCCCTGCTGCAAAGACAACTGGATCCAAAGTGTTACCATAAATAAAATGACGTGCCATGTAACTAGCTTTTGGGGTGGCATGGCCAGTGGCTGGAGGCATCAGATCCTTCCTGTTTGGGTGAACTGTATGCTACTCCTCTGTACCCTATAATTAGAAGTCTCATGTGCCAGAGGTGAATGTACGTGGATAATATGGAAATTGGCTACTTTCAGAAAGTTTTGCATTGTGTCATAGACACGTGTGTAGTTCCATCAACaccttctttaaaattaaagtatgatCTCCACTAATTATACACATTCATATTAAAAGGACCCACAAAGACTTTTGGAAGTTCCAGATGTAGCTTCTTCTCATTTCCTAATAAAATATCTGCACAAGCTAGAGTGTAACATAAGCTAAGACTGGATGGGCAAGGTAATGCCAAAGTTTTGGAGGAATCTTCACTAGCAGATGAAGGGGAACTGATAAAAAGACCTATGCAGATTTCAATTTGGGCACTGCATAAGCTTTTCCATCATGAAATAAAGACTGTTTCTTAACTCAACTAGTCAGACACTGCAGCAGAAAGAAACATGGGCAATTCAttctgtttgtgtctgtgtgggtgCCTGCATGAATCTGGGGTTGAGGAGACTGCTTTTTAGGAAGGCCAGACTactcttcctcccctgcaccaATCCTACCATCCTACTGCACCCATTTGGTTACGGCATTTAAAAGGAACAGGAAAACGTATGTTTGCGCGAGAAGAAAGGAGTCGAGTGAGTGGTATGGTACGTCTCCAAACACAGGTGGGTAAAATTTGACTATGGCGGTGACCAAATCATTCTTCCAGGCCCCACTCAGTGGCACTTTCTCCAGTGAGCATTCTGCACAGTCCCATCCACTCCGTGCACTCCCCTCCTGCAACAAGTTACCTTTATCCCTTCTAAGCAAGCACAGCATTTTATTGACACATCTATCATGACTCTTATTCTttgtattacataaaataattccaAGTGCATGAGTCTTATCTCCCCTAGTAGCTATCTCGTTCTGTGAAGGAGGAAAGTGGCTCCTATTCATCCTTCTGTCCTCAAAGGACCTCATCCACTGACTTGCTCACAGGAAgtcatcattaaatatttactatgagaAATTATTAGCATGTTTCTGAACTCATCTCCAAAAAGTAAAAAGTCTTAAGTAACTATGGAAATGCTAAACAAGTCTATAACTTTCCAAATACATATACTTCTGGGCAATTAATGAAACCAAGCCAAGACACTTCCAAAGAATGATGTTGCCTTCCACTGACTTTCCACCAGGAATGACTATATAGGAAGGATAAAGAGGAAAAGCACAGAAATCACAAGTAAGttagaactaaacaaaacaaatacaaatagtGATTTCAAACCTTAGCAGCATCCTCCTGGCAGCTCTCAGAAAGGACTCACAAAGATCTAGGATTTTAGTGCTACTCTTTCATGTGGACTCTTGTCCAGTGTGCGGGTCTGTGGTTATTTTGCCGTTCATTCAAACATTTTGgcttatacatcatgatcaagacCCTGTGTTAGGAACTTTGGAGGTTTCAAGGTTGAATACAATAAGGTAtctgacataaaaaaaaaaactaatggagGAAATATCTCATGCaactaattttaatgaaatacagatataatttctaaaataaaagtataagaaaGTTCATAAAGGTGCTGACTTGAAAACTTCTCTGCATTGTCCTCTAGTTGATATTTTGGTCTAACGTACACCATTGTTCTTGGAAGTTAAGGAACTATGCTCAGAAATACACGACTTTTCTATCAACTACCCTAGAAGAGATAGACACCTAGGTGATTGAATATTAACACCACATGGAGGGAACCagctaattttctcattttcaggaTAATACGCTATTACCTAAATGTAATGATGAATTCATATAGAATTAGCATTAGTATTTTGACAAAGAAAACGTATATTGAAGTTATTAAAGTGTACTTGAACTTATGAATAGGTCACATTGGTATTTCTAAATTATAGTGGAAGTGTTTTTGAAATGAGTTGATTACGTCATTATAAAAgagtaaacaacaaaaaatggtttGAATGATTTTCCTCAATCATAGCTGAATTCAAAACATAAGGTCCTATTGTCATTCTATTACTATTTTGTGTTACATGGTTATTCTCCACATAGCAGGAACAGGAAAACGAAAACATTCCTTTTCTAAGAGACactgaaaattaagaaacaagtAGCTATCTCTGTGGGTCAACCCACAAagccataaattatttttatcctgtttttaaTCTGTCATACTAAATTcatttaatcaataaatgtttctctCACAAATTATAAGTAATCTCCAAAGCTTCAACAACAAGGCTTGCATCCCCAGATCAGAGTGATTTTCACATAATTAAGACATTGGAAGGGCCCATAAGGCACAAAATTGTAGCAGCAAACATTCTTACAAGtaagcaaatacacacacatgtatatttaGACTTGGAACATTAGccttacatattttgaaaaagcCAAAAGTTATCAAGATATTATAAACATGAATGTATATACGCACATACGTATAGACTTGCAAAGTATATACTTTGAAAATGCCAAAAGTTATCAAGAGATTATATTATTTCCAACatgcaatatataaataaaaatgcatctctttttatgataaaatgttaaaatgataatctataaattcaagcaataaataaaatgcacCATAACAATACTCCCTGCTGGAAAATGACATAATCTTTTCACTGCACTTTCAAAGTAATTGAAAACATGTTCTGAGTGTGCacttgctcactctctctccacaTGTGAGTGCaagtgtatgtgtgcatgtgtgtgtatgtgtgggtctTCTGTCCATATTCTGTCTCcttaagaaaggaaaaaccaCTAGCTGAGTTCCCAGCAGGGTGATACTAAATTCTCAGGTCTCATAAGTTTCTTCAATTACAtatctatttacatatttgtttaagAGGTCTTATCATGGCATTTAAGCTTCAAAGACAAGCAATACTAAACGTTTTCTTATGGGAAAACTCCAAACACACTAAAAAAGCTTGAACTTTCATTAGACCACTTTTAACATCTATTAAATAATTAACTATCTGAAGAAAGGTTTATTCATTTGTGACAGTTCTGACATAACATTGTATTATTGTATAGCAAATAGAAGAATAGTGAGAAAATTAGTTGTTTAATCTATGAATACAGCTTTCAAAATTCTGCATCTTTCCTAATTTGCATTGAAAAATCTCAAGTGATGATTTAACTGTCTTAATAAGTCTCAattacactttattttaaaagtaataccaAGCACATTAAGAAGGAATCTGAAAACAGCAAACTAATATATTCTACTTAACGTGGATTATTGTATATGCTACATAATGACATTTATGCAGCTACTCTTTTTTCACAAAAACACCACTTATTTTGCTCTGTAAAGAAAGAGTGCTTGAAACATCAACTGACTATACTAAGTGGAACCAtcaattttatggattttttttgccCCAGTAAGTTTTCATAAAGAGGCAAATTATAAAAAGCATTATTGTagatttattctaaaaataacttTGGGGTTATTTACTTGGCCGGTATGAAATCACtgtcatcttttctattttctgggtACTTAGGCTATACAATAGAATTGATTTTCTGAGTGATAGCCCTGAGACCTTGCAGGAGTCTCACTTATCAAAGAAAGATTCAATTATGTTCCTATTTTGTACTTACTAAGGAAGAAAAGTAAGGGAATATACTTCACAAAAAACTCCTCAAGAAAACTTGCAATAGCCTTCAGTTACCTATATTAGCACACCTGGAAAATTCAGATCCCCCATTTCTCAGCGGTCTGTGCAACAGGGATTTATGGTATGagagcattttatatttaggaGTATTTATATACACTCCCAATGATCCTCAAGTTTATCACATAATCAGAAGAGGTTTCTGATTAAAATTTTGAGGTAAGAGAATTATACACATCGTACTTGAATCATCAATAGTGCTGagtaaaatgaaagaatcaaACAATATGTAAACAGAAGTACTAAACAGCCCCAGGAGGCTGTATTTATCTTTTCAGATTCCAAACTGTTTTGCAACAGAGGTTTAAGGCCTGGATGGGTGGCTGGACCAAAATCTGAAGAATCCCTGCCAATCCTGACGTCCTGTGATCTATAGAATGATGACAGTTAACTGGCCAAACCTTGAAGCTTTTTGATTTATATGTTCTCAGAAAAGGATAAAGTAGTTAAAAGCACATAAATGCAAAATGTCATCAAAAGTAAAGAATTATAGCAAGATAATAAAACATAGCACATAAAGCTTAACTATGTTCAGTATCAAGGAAAtggtaatatacatatatactaaaaAAAGATACTAGCTTCTTTTGATGTGAGCCCTGAATTCTtgctttgccaaaaaaaaaaaggttattctacaaaaataattttatccactgttaaaaaaaaaaacaaaccccagtATTATCTCTCTAACTTAGTAAGATTTTAAGAACAAACTGTCCAAAGCTAGTTGTGGGGAAGGGGGCGGTAAGGAAGATAGAATAGAAACCTCCCTGGCTTCTCATCTGTTCTTTAGCAGAGTAATTCGCACGTGACATGTCTCACAGTATAGTTGTTCTCAAACTCAGAAAAACCAGTATTGATCTCTGAGGAACTTACCAGGATGCTAAGAACCACAGAAGAAATGTATTAACTTAATACTGCTGGGTCAAAGGGCCATCCATTTCCACAAATAGTGAAAAATAGCTCTAAATGATTCATAATTCTCTACAAGTTACaatgctggattttttttccctaaaattgtAATAAGTCCTTCATATCAGAAACAAAGGCTGAGAAGAGGATGGTCTGAACCTTTCTCAGCCTTTCTCCCCCCAGGCCCACCCCGACACGGCTGACTTCTTGTCACCTTTCTAAGCCCAACTCTTTTGGGAAGCCTTCCTTGCTCAAAAGCCCTCTCCATCTTCTTCATTTATGCTCCAGACATTATTAATTTCTCCCTTGCTGTGTCGGCTTCTGCGGTATTTTTTTCCCCCCCTCCCTGTCCCACCACCAATTTGTATGTGTGTCCTCTtgtagactgtgagctcctttaAGAATACAGCCTGTATTTAACTTTATTCATGTGTCTATCCCCAGAAGCACATGCTTCCCACACACTGGGCATTCAGTCAACATTTCCAATATAAATGAATATGGGTACGGAAACATTATGATAATTACAACAATGAGTGAGATAAGGTCTTCCATCTGAGACAAGCATAAGAGAAAcaggaggcaaaaaaaaattctttaggcTAATGCAACATCCTTCTCTACGTAGTGGTGCCGGTCTTCTGGCAAGACTTGAATTAAGGAGAGGGGATGATGCAGAGGAGTTTGACTATTGTTTGGTCCATATTAAGATACGCCCAGGAAGACCAAGCCAGGCAAGCATGAGCTCTTCACAGCGCATAACACTttgtgaaacagaaagaaaaataactggcaCTCAAGGATTTCTACCTAATCATCATTTACCTGAAGGACCTCTTTACCCTTACTCTGCAGGCCTCCACTctggtgtgcgtgtgtgagggGCTGTGCCCTCGGGTCAGAGAGTGAGGCTTATCCGGCCCCAGAGTGGCACTCATCGTGCATTTTACTACAGAATTGATATCAAATTGGTCTCCTCAAAGGTTCATCTTGCTCGTCCATTGAAGGTAATGGCCTATTTTTAACCAGTCTCCCATTTTAGAGACCCTCTGTGCTATCCACACACTCTCCTTCTTTTACATTCCCCACATCCAAAGGGTAAACACATCCTGTCCATTCTactcaagaaacatttttattctccACTGCTTCGGCTTTAGTCTTCCTTAGATTTTCATACTCTAGCAACTGCTCCCTCTTTGAGCCATTGAGAAAGCCTCTTCCTGTCCCTGCTGCTACTGTGTGTCCTCCATGTGTCATGAGAAACCTCTTCCTTAAAtcagttaaatgaaaaacaataaatattacaaatatctgctttaaatcttttccctttcctttcctttctctttttcttccctctttttttttggagaggggaTTCTTGCTTATTGATAATATTTCTAATCCTTGGACTCTTTATAAATTGGCTCCAGTCAATTTTCTCCAGCTTCATATCCTGTCATTCAAATGCATGTACAAATTTCTCCTGTTACACTGCATGTTTCACTTTTCTCTGGAAATAACAGACCTTGTCATGAATTCTTGCTTTTGTACATGCAGTTTTTTTTCGTCTGGGGTGACTCTcaccatttttcacagaaaatgcTCATCCTTCAACACCCACCATGTCTCCCTGTCAGAGAAACATCCTCCGTTCTGCTTTCCTTTATTATGCTGAATGTAGCCACGTAAAAGCACTTTTCTCCAGTATTGTGATTTACCCATTTGCCATCAGTCCCTCCCTAGAATGTGAGCACCTCAGGGGCAGGACTCAGGCTGCCCTATCTTTCATATCAAGCACACAGCATGATACTTGCTATCTGAGAAAAAATACTCACTGTTTGGAGAATAAGTAAAAGTATGTAGGATACaattctcaaacaaacaaaatggatgtTAACATGCTGTTTAGGAAGAgatgaaataatcttttttttttttaaaggattttttttttccctttttctccccaaaggcccccagtacatagttgtatattcttcgttgtgggtccttctagttgtggcatgtgggacgctgcctcagcgtggtttgatgagcagtgccatgtccgcacccaggattcgaaccaacgaaacactgggccgcctgcagctgagtgcgtgaacttaaccacttggccacggggccagccccctgaaataATCTTTTTCATATCACGGGTTAAATAAGTTTTGAAGGGCTAGCCTTGGAACCTAGTGGACTCGAGTAACTTCGTTTCTATGGGAATGGGCATTCTAAGTTCCAAACAGCACACATACAAATGAACTTTGGAACATAACATGTTACCTCAAGGTTCCATAGGGCCAAGCAGCAGGCACTGAGGCTGGCCAGCGGCCCCCAGACTGGTGAGTGGCTGGGCCTCTTGGAGAGGTGAATGAACCTAAGCGAGGCACCAAGTCTTGAGGAGCAGCTGAGCCATCAACAAAGACCAGCTCCAGTCAGCCAGAGAACCATCCATACCCTCTGCCTACCTGGCCCTCTGAAGCCCATGCCATGCTGGTCACTGTGTACTGCGTGCGGAGGGACCTCTCCGAAGTAACCTTCTCCCTCCAGGTCAGCCCTGACTTCGAGCTCCACAACTTTCGGGTCCTCTGTGAGCTTGAGTCCGGTGTTCCTGCTGAAGAGACCCAGATCATCTACATGGAGCGACTCCTCACTGACGACCACTGTTCCCTAGGCTCCTATGGCCTCAAAGACGGCGATGTCGTTGTTTTACTTCAGAAGGAGAATGTGGGACCTTGGCATCCCGGACGGACATCAAGCCTCCCTCGAATTGATTTCAGTGGGATAGCCGAGCCTGGGACATCCAGCTCCCGGCAGCAGCACCATCAGCAGCAGCGTGCACCATCAGCCCAGAAGGCCCATGGCCTGGACTCTGGAGAGAAGATGAGGTCTGCTCAAGGTCTGGACAGCCCCGCCTTGATCCGAAGCATGCTGCTGTCCAATCCCCATGATCTGTCCCTGCTGAAGGAGCGCAACCCCACCTTGGCGGAAGCCCTGCTCAGCGGAAACCTTGAGACGTTTTCTCAGGTCCTGATGGAGCAGCAAAGGGAAAGGGCcctgagagagcaagagaggctTCGCCTCTGTTCAGCTGATCCATTTGATTTGGAAGCTCAGgccaaaatagaagaagaaatccGGCAGCAGAACATTGAGGAAAACATGAACATAGCAATGGAAGAGGCTCCAGAGAGTTTCGGACAAGTGGCCATGCTCTATATCAACTGCAAAGTGAACGGACATCCTTTGAAGGCTTTTGTTGACTCAGGAGCCCAAATGACCATTATGAGCCAAGCTTGTGCGGAGAGATGTAATATAATACGGCTGGTTGACCGACGGTGGGCTGGGATTGCTAAAGGAGTGGGCATGCAGAGAATTATTGGCCGAATTCATCTGGCTCAGATTCAAATCGAAGGTGATTTCTTACAATGCTCTTTCTCTATACTCGAGGAGCAGCCCATGGACATGCTTCTAGGGCTAGATATGCTCAGGAGACATCAGTGTTCCATTGACTTGAAGAAAAACGTGCTGGTGATCGGCACCACTGGCACACAGACTCACTTTCTTCCTGAGGGAGAGTTACCTCCATGTGCTAAGCTGGTAAGTGGTGCTGGGCAAGAAGAGTCTTCAAACAAGGAAGCAGCAAATACTACTAAACATTCAGTCATggattcaggaagaaaaaagcatTGAGGCAGGTTAAAAATAGGCCACCACCTTGAGGGAGTCTCAGGTTCCGGGAAATTATAAGACATGAGCTCACTGGCAATGTAATCATTAAAAACATCAGTAACAACTAAACCTGGCCTTGGGTCTAAGTCCTCAGATCTGTCACTATGTCAGTCATGATCGCTTGATCTCAGCCCCTCTTCCATTCCCCTTATCCAAAGATCACTGAACCTCATCTTACGAAAGCTCTTCAGGCTCTAATTGTTTTCCAGATAATCCATGAAAGGAAAATCAGCCTCTTCCTTTGGAGACACTGTCCTATCAGATTACAGAGTGGCTTGTCCAAACCAGTTGCTACTTTGCCGAATTCCCCAGAAAAAGCCATTGCTGCAGACCCTACAAAGCATCTACATAAAACAATTTCAAGTCAGCACTAACAATTATTTATATTCAGagaaat
This region includes:
- the DDI1 gene encoding protein DDI1 homolog 1: MLVTVYCVRRDLSEVTFSLQVSPDFELHNFRVLCELESGVPAEETQIIYMERLLTDDHCSLGSYGLKDGDVVVLLQKENVGPWHPGRTSSLPRIDFSGIAEPGTSSSRQQHHQQQRAPSAQKAHGLDSGEKMRSAQGLDSPALIRSMLLSNPHDLSLLKERNPTLAEALLSGNLETFSQVLMEQQRERALREQERLRLCSADPFDLEAQAKIEEEIRQQNIEENMNIAMEEAPESFGQVAMLYINCKVNGHPLKAFVDSGAQMTIMSQACAERCNIIRLVDRRWAGIAKGVGMQRIIGRIHLAQIQIEGDFLQCSFSILEEQPMDMLLGLDMLRRHQCSIDLKKNVLVIGTTGTQTHFLPEGELPPCAKLVSGAGQEESSNKEAANTTKHSVMDSGRKKH